The Desulfosporosinus acidiphilus SJ4 genome has a window encoding:
- a CDS encoding molybdenum cofactor biosynthesis protein MoaE, producing the protein MINKKIAPSMDEWLKEAKSDSAALQEGMFLVHNGVVRQTPKAKVRQGIDDGSSVKGMEFTYNAAKVDAAIAETSKMGGIFHVRVWLNEGMLELGDDIMYVLIGGDIRPHVVDALQFLVGKIKSECVTEIEQK; encoded by the coding sequence ATGATTAATAAAAAAATAGCCCCATCAATGGATGAATGGCTCAAAGAAGCAAAAAGCGATTCGGCGGCATTACAGGAAGGGATGTTTCTAGTGCATAACGGAGTTGTGCGCCAAACTCCCAAAGCCAAAGTACGCCAGGGAATTGATGACGGTTCTTCAGTAAAGGGGATGGAATTTACCTATAACGCGGCAAAAGTGGATGCCGCGATTGCTGAAACCTCTAAGATGGGCGGTATCTTCCATGTCAGGGTCTGGCTTAATGAAGGTATGCTTGAACTTGGTGACGACATAATGTATGTACTCATTGGCGGCGACATCAGACCTCATGTTGTTGATGCCCTGCAATTCCTGGTTGGAAAGATAAAGAGTGAATGTGTTACTGAAATTGAGCAAAAGTAG
- a CDS encoding general stress protein, whose amino-acid sequence MSKGNSVVSVFNTHQEAEEGIKELQKAGFDMKKLSVVGKDYHTDEHVVGYYNTGDRVKYWGKLGAFWGGLWGFLFGSAFFFIPGIGPIVVGGPLVTWIIGALEGAVLAGGLSAFGAALYSMGIPKDSILKYETSLRADKFLVIIHGTVEELEKAKNILDTTNCDETTLHCAN is encoded by the coding sequence ATGTCAAAAGGGAATTCGGTTGTTTCTGTTTTTAACACTCACCAAGAGGCTGAGGAGGGTATAAAGGAACTCCAAAAAGCAGGATTTGATATGAAGAAACTATCAGTCGTTGGCAAGGACTATCATACTGATGAGCATGTAGTAGGTTATTATAATACTGGCGATCGTGTAAAATACTGGGGAAAGCTAGGGGCATTCTGGGGCGGATTATGGGGATTTCTTTTTGGGTCAGCGTTCTTTTTCATTCCCGGAATCGGTCCTATAGTTGTTGGCGGTCCGCTAGTGACATGGATCATTGGTGCGCTTGAAGGTGCAGTTCTTGCGGGTGGGTTAAGCGCTTTTGGGGCAGCGTTATACAGTATGGGTATTCCAAAAGACAGCATCCTAAAATATGAAACTTCACTGAGGGCTGATAAGTTTCTGGTGATTATACATGGAACTGTTGAGGAATTAGAAAAGGCGAAAAACATACTGGATACAACTAATTGCGATGAGACCACGCTGCATTGTGCGAATTAA
- a CDS encoding HpcH/HpaI aldolase/citrate lyase family protein, translating into MSLNRSMLIIPGNNPQRLQNAPVFNPDLLALDLADGVSIDEKDSARILVKEAINFMDYENVQVVVRINSLQSGLGAKDIEVITPVKPVAFIVSQASAEQLQNVEKVLSESEKNAGLNQGSIGLIPVIETVEALENISSVLSASPRVNGVFFNAEGLARELGINRSKEGDEILYARSKVAMACRAAGIKSFDTVFTDVNDIEGLEKDSLNARNLGFTGKAAIDGRQIDTIHKIFV; encoded by the coding sequence ATGAGTTTAAACAGGAGTATGCTTATTATTCCAGGAAACAATCCCCAACGTCTTCAAAATGCACCGGTGTTTAATCCGGATTTGCTTGCCCTAGATTTGGCAGATGGTGTAAGTATTGACGAAAAAGACAGTGCCCGTATCTTAGTAAAAGAGGCCATTAACTTTATGGATTATGAAAACGTTCAAGTTGTAGTGAGAATAAACTCCCTGCAATCAGGTTTGGGAGCTAAAGATATTGAAGTCATCACCCCTGTAAAGCCGGTTGCCTTCATAGTTTCTCAGGCAAGCGCAGAACAGCTGCAAAACGTTGAAAAAGTTTTATCAGAGTCTGAAAAGAACGCCGGACTTAACCAAGGCAGTATTGGATTGATCCCGGTGATTGAAACGGTTGAGGCTCTTGAGAACATCTCTTCAGTTCTTAGTGCTTCACCCAGAGTCAACGGAGTCTTTTTCAATGCAGAAGGTTTAGCACGAGAACTTGGGATCAACCGCAGCAAAGAAGGCGACGAAATCCTCTATGCTCGGAGCAAAGTCGCCATGGCTTGCCGAGCAGCAGGCATTAAGAGTTTTGATACCGTCTTTACTGACGTCAACGATATCGAGGGCTTAGAGAAGGATTCTCTAAATGCTCGTAATCTTGGTTTCACGGGCAAGGCTGCCATTGATGGCCGGCAAATTGATACAATTCATAAAATCTTTGTTTAA
- a CDS encoding GNAT family N-acetyltransferase yields the protein MPTDRLNYINCKCEVNVEHLKARDIPIVAQLYMRSFQNHFLGHMGQKFLMLFISEFVNSRGNFGYVATFKNEAIGFILASTSENPFRNFYRDNFISLVCLTISGFLKDAFIRKHLKEKFGHIFLALKALVSFSEGSIDHVEMKGGQPRLLAIAVDRSYRGLGIASDLTAEFCKEMKELGYEEAGLSALPWNKRAIRFYIKDGWKEEESTENSISFSRIL from the coding sequence GTGCCAACTGATAGACTTAATTATATTAATTGCAAATGTGAAGTGAACGTTGAGCATCTTAAGGCCCGAGACATCCCTATAGTTGCCCAGCTATATATGAGATCTTTTCAAAATCACTTTTTAGGTCATATGGGACAGAAGTTTCTCATGCTTTTTATTTCTGAGTTTGTTAATTCAAGAGGAAATTTTGGATATGTGGCAACCTTTAAAAATGAAGCAATCGGTTTCATTTTAGCAAGTACCTCAGAAAACCCATTTCGTAATTTTTATCGGGATAACTTTATAAGTTTAGTTTGCCTCACAATATCGGGATTTCTTAAGGATGCCTTTATCCGAAAACATCTTAAGGAGAAGTTTGGACATATATTCTTAGCGCTGAAAGCGCTGGTTTCCTTTTCTGAAGGGTCTATCGATCACGTGGAAATGAAGGGTGGGCAGCCAAGGCTATTGGCCATTGCAGTGGATCGAAGTTATAGAGGATTAGGTATAGCAAGTGACTTAACGGCTGAGTTTTGCAAAGAAATGAAGGAACTTGGTTATGAGGAAGCAGGATTATCTGCTTTACCCTGGAATAAAAGAGCTATAAGATTTTACATAAAAGATGGATGGAAGGAAGAAGAAAGTACTGAAAACTCAATTTCTTTTTCCCGAATACTTTAG
- a CDS encoding aspartyl-phosphate phosphatase Spo0E family protein, giving the protein MFERIEKLRSKLHSAWGKSSSDEILALSQELDVEIVEYMKHTLASQRQQLKVQLRFGSDYD; this is encoded by the coding sequence ATGTTTGAAAGAATTGAAAAGCTAAGATCTAAGCTTCATTCAGCTTGGGGAAAAAGTTCTTCTGATGAAATATTAGCTCTCAGTCAAGAGCTGGATGTAGAAATTGTTGAATATATGAAGCATACATTAGCTTCCCAGAGGCAGCAGCTAAAAGTTCAGCTTCGGTTTGGCAGTGATTATGATTAA
- a CDS encoding ABC transporter ATP-binding protein, protein MGIDFRGLGLGSGTGGNDSGRKRWQLRELASHEHFDWPIIKRVLLAFRPYWLKAILVTLIIFITSIGSVIPAWLTQKIIDDGIQKGQMMTVIYLTCVIIAAAISTGLLGVWQNWLSNQIAQSVMADYRLSLFRNLQRQTVNFFASRQSGDLVSRIISDVTAIQNVITSTLVGFISNILTISVTILLMFQMNWRMSILALIVVPGFVIPTQKVGKFRQILQAEIQQWLSAMTVQLSEVLGVSGALLIRIFNREASEEKKFIVANDNLRDLQVRQGLIGRWLFMWLGMFSSIGPALLWGYGGWLVIHQEMRLGVIVAFTTLLTKLYGPLSQLAQIHVNVLSSIALFRRIYSVMDIEPEVQGGFKTISPNSVRGHLEFKNVSFSYQRDSQVQEGKMALHQINLTIEPGQTVALVGPSGAGKTTLLNMIPRFSDPISGQIFLDGIESRNLSLESLRSQMGLVPQDPFFFHDTVYNNLLLAKEKASQEDMEAACKAAQIHDTIVSLSQGYQTIVGERGYRLSGGERQRLAIARVLLQSPRIVLLDEATSALDTVVERKIQEALAFLLKGRTAIVIAHRLSTVLAADKIIVLDKGKIIASGKHQDLVQTNPLYKILYETQFSVPQDPSQR, encoded by the coding sequence ATGGGTATTGATTTTCGAGGCCTGGGGCTTGGTTCCGGCACAGGAGGTAACGACTCCGGAAGAAAGCGCTGGCAGTTGAGAGAACTGGCGAGTCATGAACATTTCGACTGGCCGATCATTAAACGGGTCCTTCTGGCGTTTAGACCGTATTGGCTGAAAGCTATCCTGGTCACACTCATTATTTTTATAACCTCCATAGGAAGTGTCATCCCTGCCTGGCTGACACAGAAAATTATTGATGACGGTATCCAAAAAGGACAAATGATGACGGTTATTTATTTGACATGCGTGATTATTGCCGCTGCGATTAGCACAGGCTTACTCGGTGTTTGGCAAAACTGGCTTAGCAACCAAATCGCCCAAAGCGTGATGGCGGATTACCGATTGTCATTATTTCGCAATCTCCAGCGACAGACCGTGAATTTTTTTGCATCTCGTCAGTCCGGAGACTTAGTATCTCGGATTATCAGCGATGTTACGGCAATACAAAATGTGATTACCTCAACGTTGGTAGGGTTTATCAGCAACATCCTTACCATTTCTGTAACCATACTTCTCATGTTTCAAATGAATTGGCGAATGTCAATACTCGCCCTTATTGTTGTGCCTGGTTTCGTAATCCCCACTCAAAAGGTCGGCAAATTCAGGCAGATACTCCAAGCAGAAATACAACAATGGCTGTCGGCAATGACTGTCCAGCTCAGCGAGGTTCTCGGAGTCAGCGGAGCCCTTCTCATTAGAATATTTAACCGTGAGGCAAGTGAAGAAAAAAAATTTATCGTTGCTAACGATAATTTACGGGATTTACAAGTACGTCAAGGCCTTATTGGACGTTGGCTGTTTATGTGGCTGGGGATGTTCTCTTCAATAGGTCCGGCACTTTTGTGGGGATATGGCGGATGGTTAGTTATCCATCAGGAAATGCGTCTAGGAGTCATTGTCGCCTTTACGACCTTGTTAACCAAATTGTATGGCCCACTAAGCCAGTTAGCACAAATTCATGTCAATGTCCTCTCGTCTATTGCTCTATTCCGAAGAATTTATTCTGTCATGGACATTGAACCTGAAGTTCAAGGCGGTTTTAAGACGATTTCCCCCAACAGCGTCAGAGGACATCTTGAATTTAAAAACGTCTCCTTCTCTTATCAGCGCGACTCTCAAGTCCAGGAAGGAAAAATGGCCTTACATCAGATCAACTTAACCATAGAACCCGGGCAAACAGTCGCACTGGTTGGTCCAAGCGGTGCCGGAAAAACCACGCTCTTAAACATGATACCCAGGTTTAGTGATCCAATATCAGGCCAAATATTTTTAGATGGCATTGAAAGCAGAAACTTGTCCTTAGAGTCATTAAGGTCACAAATGGGATTAGTCCCCCAAGACCCCTTCTTTTTCCATGATACCGTCTATAATAACCTTCTTCTTGCCAAGGAAAAGGCAAGTCAAGAAGATATGGAAGCAGCTTGTAAGGCAGCCCAAATTCATGATACTATCGTCAGTTTATCTCAAGGTTATCAGACCATCGTCGGAGAACGGGGATACCGGCTCTCGGGCGGGGAACGGCAGCGGTTGGCGATTGCCCGAGTACTGCTCCAAAGTCCCCGAATCGTCTTGTTGGATGAAGCAACGAGCGCTTTGGACACAGTTGTAGAACGAAAAATTCAGGAAGCTTTGGCCTTTTTATTAAAAGGAAGAACTGCCATCGTTATTGCTCATAGGCTGTCAACAGTTCTTGCGGCAGACAAGATCATTGTTCTGGACAAAGGAAAGATAATTGCCTCAGGCAAGCATCAAGATCTTGTGCAAACGAATCCCCTATATAAGATACTTTACGAGACCCAATTTTCCGTTCCGCAAGACCCTAGCCAACGGTGA
- a CDS encoding universal stress protein: MKKILVPTDASEYSRRALETALEFARKFNAEIELLFVMHSPISYDSNFNSYIISPEQIEEVGNHVFEATLNGIDISDVSVIKKKSQAEKPAKGILEEIENEKIDLVIMGSHGYGAVAGSLIGSVSQHVLHKAKCSVLIVK, encoded by the coding sequence ATGAAAAAAATATTAGTTCCGACCGATGCTTCAGAATATTCACGAAGGGCTTTAGAAACTGCCTTGGAGTTTGCCCGGAAATTTAATGCAGAAATTGAATTGTTATTTGTAATGCATAGTCCGATTTCATATGATTCTAATTTCAATAGTTATATAATTTCGCCGGAACAGATTGAGGAAGTTGGAAACCACGTGTTCGAGGCCACACTTAATGGAATTGATATTAGTGATGTTAGCGTAATTAAAAAGAAATCACAGGCTGAAAAGCCGGCAAAAGGAATCTTAGAAGAAATCGAAAATGAGAAAATTGATTTAGTTATAATGGGAAGTCATGGTTATGGGGCGGTTGCTGGTTCCTTAATCGGCAGCGTTAGTCAGCACGTCCTCCATAAAGCCAAATGTTCTGTGCTTATAGTTAAATAA
- a CDS encoding response regulator, producing the protein MKRALIVNNSASERRSIKKLLENSGFVVVGEAENGLRGIKFYHELNPDFVTMDISMPELDGIETLKIIKKIDKDARIFIIASSDHEQKVQEAMESGAVGFILKSFSETKDECKKNK; encoded by the coding sequence TTGAAAAGAGCATTGATTGTTAATAATTCAGCATCGGAAAGACGATCTATCAAGAAGCTTTTGGAAAATAGCGGCTTTGTTGTTGTGGGCGAAGCCGAAAATGGGTTAAGGGGTATAAAGTTTTATCATGAGCTGAACCCCGATTTTGTGACAATGGATATTTCAATGCCGGAGTTAGACGGTATAGAGACGCTTAAAATAATTAAAAAAATAGATAAAGATGCCAGGATTTTCATTATTGCCTCTTCTGATCATGAACAGAAGGTACAAGAGGCCATGGAGTCAGGTGCTGTCGGATTTATTCTAAAGTCGTTTTCTGAAACCAAAGATGAATGCAAGAAGAATAAGTAA
- the citD gene encoding citrate lyase acyl carrier protein, with product MKINKTAQAGAIESSDVLVTVAPNPEGGIKVELETKRVIQKQFGKQIEKVILETVKQKGIDNALIKAQDKGALDYTYRARVLTALERASI from the coding sequence ATGAAAATCAACAAAACTGCACAAGCCGGAGCTATCGAATCAAGTGATGTTCTTGTTACAGTTGCACCTAATCCTGAAGGCGGTATTAAAGTCGAGCTCGAAACAAAACGTGTCATTCAAAAACAGTTTGGTAAACAAATCGAAAAAGTAATTCTGGAAACCGTAAAGCAAAAAGGAATTGATAACGCACTGATTAAAGCTCAAGACAAAGGTGCTTTAGATTATACCTATAGAGCAAGAGTTCTGACCGCCCTTGAAAGAGCTTCTATTTGA
- a CDS encoding sensor histidine kinase: MTRAEGKVSWKDSLTGKLLLRFWLSLILVSLFMGEIQYQALHSFLMKGETQALQAQIGSFDVNQLKLWINHKESFPKAWTNLGPGVVAGFFSPDKKLEDILGRQETEAKRPYALERSFFLKQIAKNKLRTTAVFTSPKGVRYLVISGPIYLNQEPVTSLTGQNISLTANSTLIGYAILSAPLTQMSNILDHQLQVFLISTLLILVIGGLLTFYILKKPLQPLSRMSEISDKIAAGNYTLRIPSEPSASEIAHLRSALNQMLETLNRSLATETEAREQMARFIGDASHELRTPLTSIRGFLEILLRNQETDPETLTSAHKSMLTETERLIHLTEDLLTLNRLTKQINQESSSKPETSIQSILPELLPLLNSLLEYRTLEVDVEETSLPVEPGELKQIIYNLVHNAIQHTPVNGVITLKAETKANLRCLSVADNGEGIASQDLPYIFERFYRGSRSRERKAGSGAGLGLAIVWEIVNLRGGRIEAESKQGEGTTFTISFSI, encoded by the coding sequence ATGACGAGGGCTGAAGGTAAAGTATCTTGGAAGGATTCCTTAACCGGAAAATTATTATTGAGATTTTGGTTAAGCCTTATACTAGTTTCCCTATTTATGGGAGAAATACAATATCAGGCACTTCATTCGTTTTTAATGAAAGGTGAAACCCAAGCACTGCAAGCACAGATCGGTTCGTTCGATGTCAATCAACTAAAGCTATGGATTAACCATAAAGAGTCCTTTCCCAAAGCTTGGACAAACCTTGGTCCCGGGGTTGTTGCCGGTTTCTTTTCACCGGATAAAAAATTAGAGGACATACTAGGCCGGCAAGAAACTGAAGCCAAAAGGCCCTACGCCTTGGAAAGGTCCTTTTTTCTAAAACAGATTGCTAAAAACAAACTTCGCACTACCGCCGTTTTTACTTCTCCAAAAGGAGTCCGGTATCTGGTTATTTCCGGGCCTATATATCTCAACCAAGAGCCGGTAACCAGTTTAACCGGACAAAATATAAGCCTGACTGCCAACAGCACTTTAATCGGCTATGCGATACTATCTGCCCCGCTAACGCAAATGAGTAATATCCTCGACCACCAACTCCAGGTTTTTCTTATCAGCACTTTACTAATCCTCGTGATTGGCGGGCTTCTAACATTTTATATATTGAAAAAACCTCTTCAGCCCTTGTCCCGCATGTCTGAGATATCCGACAAGATTGCTGCCGGCAATTATACCCTGCGAATTCCTTCCGAGCCCTCGGCCTCGGAAATAGCACATCTAAGATCTGCCTTGAATCAAATGTTAGAAACTCTTAACCGTTCTTTAGCGACTGAAACAGAAGCGAGAGAACAAATGGCAAGATTTATCGGCGATGCTTCCCACGAATTAAGGACTCCATTGACTTCCATACGCGGATTTCTGGAAATCTTGCTGCGCAACCAGGAAACAGACCCAGAAACTTTAACTTCAGCCCATAAATCAATGCTGACTGAAACCGAACGATTGATTCATCTTACCGAGGATTTATTAACTCTCAATCGCTTGACTAAACAGATCAACCAGGAATCTTCGTCAAAACCAGAAACCTCCATTCAAAGCATTCTTCCGGAACTCTTACCCCTGCTTAATTCGCTTCTGGAATACCGAACATTAGAAGTCGATGTTGAGGAAACATCCCTGCCGGTGGAACCAGGCGAATTAAAACAAATCATTTATAACCTTGTACATAACGCTATTCAGCATACACCAGTCAATGGAGTCATAACGCTTAAAGCCGAAACTAAAGCTAACTTAAGATGCCTATCCGTAGCAGACAACGGGGAAGGAATTGCTTCCCAAGATCTCCCTTATATATTTGAGCGTTTTTATCGGGGCAGCCGTTCCAGGGAAAGAAAGGCCGGCAGTGGCGCCGGATTAGGATTGGCTATTGTCTGGGAAATTGTAAATTTACGCGGCGGCAGAATTGAGGCCGAAAGCAAACAGGGTGAAGGAACAACTTTTACCATTAGTTTTTCCATATAG
- a CDS encoding response regulator transcription factor has translation MASFSFRILVVDDDLSIRQMLDLGLRKEGYIVKTAANGQIALDLIPDFDPHLIILDLMMPVMDGNSLCQAVPEISQAPMIMLTAKNSATDIVIGLRQGANDYLTKPFHFEELLARIEVQLRNRYPELAGQHTIGAFCLDEAHHSITLNNCSLPLSPTEYKLLTYMLWNPGRILSKNSILNHVWGYDFEGEDNIVEVYVRYLRDKLGDKEHRWIETVRGAGYRLNPALK, from the coding sequence ATGGCATCATTTTCATTTCGAATTTTAGTTGTCGATGACGACCTCTCGATCCGGCAAATGTTAGATTTAGGCTTGCGTAAGGAAGGATATATTGTTAAAACTGCAGCCAATGGCCAAATCGCTTTGGATCTCATTCCTGATTTTGATCCTCATTTGATTATTTTAGATTTAATGATGCCCGTTATGGATGGAAACAGCTTATGTCAGGCTGTCCCAGAAATCAGTCAAGCGCCAATGATTATGTTAACAGCAAAAAATTCAGCTACCGATATTGTTATAGGCTTAAGGCAAGGGGCCAACGATTATCTGACGAAACCGTTTCATTTCGAAGAACTATTGGCTAGAATCGAGGTTCAACTGCGCAACCGCTACCCGGAATTAGCAGGACAACATACTATAGGGGCGTTTTGCTTAGATGAAGCGCACCATTCCATTACCCTTAACAACTGCTCCCTTCCCCTCTCTCCCACCGAATATAAACTGTTAACCTACATGCTTTGGAACCCTGGCCGAATACTTAGCAAGAATTCTATTTTGAACCACGTATGGGGCTATGACTTTGAAGGTGAGGACAATATCGTCGAAGTATATGTCCGTTATCTTCGTGATAAACTGGGCGACAAAGAACATCGATGGATCGAGACAGTACGTGGCGCAGGTTATCGCCTAAACCCTGCACTCAAATAG
- the citF gene encoding citrate lyase subunit alpha: MKNRVGREIPEYIKGYGQVKPFDGALANYGERTKTSVKLRSVKPGENKLVETIEEVLDKVGIRDGMTVSFHHHLRNGDYVMNLVMEAIAKRGVKDITVAASGIFKVHEPLADYIKRGIITGMSANYIAPGSVATAISKGFLQKPAVLMSHGGRPRAIESGDLHIDVAFIAAPTADFYGNLNGVQGKAACGTLAYSVSDAQYADYVVAVTDNLVPYPACPIEISQDNVDYVVKIESIGDPNGIVSGTLTVTKDPVGLRIAKLAAQVIEATGYIKEGMSFQTGAGGTSLAVAAEVRKFMQEKNVVGSFAAGGITGYMVDMLNEGLFRSLFDVQCFDLKAIASIRDNPKHQKMSGSLYGNPHNRGAVVNNLDVMILGATEIDTDFNVNVVTGSDGIIIGASGGHNDTAAGSKLAIVVTNLTKGRLPVVKDHVTTVTTPGETIDVLVTERGIAVNPGRQDLIDKLKETDLPIVPIEELKNIAERLTGKPEPIELSDQIVAIVEYRDGTVIDVVRKPL; encoded by the coding sequence ATGAAGAACAGAGTAGGACGTGAAATTCCAGAGTATATTAAGGGTTACGGTCAAGTAAAACCTTTTGACGGAGCTCTTGCAAATTATGGAGAGCGCACTAAAACATCGGTAAAATTGCGTTCGGTAAAGCCAGGTGAAAACAAACTCGTAGAAACTATTGAAGAAGTCCTGGATAAAGTCGGCATTCGAGACGGCATGACAGTTTCCTTCCACCACCATCTCCGGAATGGAGATTACGTAATGAATCTAGTCATGGAAGCCATTGCGAAACGCGGGGTTAAGGACATTACTGTTGCTGCCTCCGGTATTTTCAAAGTTCACGAACCACTTGCCGATTATATTAAACGTGGGATTATCACCGGAATGTCGGCAAACTACATCGCACCCGGGTCTGTAGCCACAGCAATCTCTAAAGGATTTTTACAAAAACCGGCAGTTCTTATGAGTCATGGAGGCCGTCCCCGTGCCATAGAGAGCGGAGACCTGCATATCGATGTTGCCTTTATTGCTGCACCTACGGCAGATTTTTACGGCAACCTGAATGGAGTTCAGGGAAAGGCTGCCTGCGGCACATTAGCTTATTCAGTTTCGGATGCTCAATATGCGGATTATGTGGTTGCTGTTACCGATAATCTCGTACCTTACCCGGCTTGCCCTATTGAGATAAGTCAGGATAATGTTGATTATGTCGTTAAAATAGAATCAATCGGTGATCCCAACGGAATTGTCTCGGGAACTTTAACCGTCACGAAAGATCCCGTTGGTTTGCGCATTGCTAAGCTTGCAGCTCAAGTGATTGAAGCAACGGGATATATTAAAGAGGGTATGTCCTTCCAAACGGGTGCCGGAGGAACATCTTTAGCAGTAGCGGCCGAAGTCCGTAAGTTCATGCAAGAAAAGAATGTCGTGGGAAGCTTTGCTGCCGGCGGCATCACCGGTTATATGGTAGATATGCTCAATGAAGGTCTATTTCGCTCACTTTTTGATGTTCAGTGTTTTGACCTAAAAGCAATTGCTTCAATTCGTGATAATCCCAAACACCAAAAAATGAGCGGTTCACTTTATGGAAATCCTCACAACCGGGGAGCCGTTGTCAATAACCTCGATGTCATGATCTTAGGTGCTACAGAGATTGATACCGACTTTAATGTCAATGTTGTCACCGGTTCTGACGGAATTATTATTGGCGCTTCCGGCGGACATAATGATACCGCTGCAGGCTCAAAACTGGCTATCGTGGTTACAAACCTAACTAAAGGCCGCCTTCCTGTTGTCAAGGATCATGTAACCACGGTAACGACTCCCGGAGAGACCATCGATGTACTTGTTACTGAACGCGGGATAGCGGTTAACCCTGGTCGTCAAGATCTGATCGATAAACTTAAAGAGACTGACCTTCCAATCGTCCCGATTGAAGAATTAAAAAACATTGCCGAACGTTTAACCGGCAAACCGGAACCAATCGAACTATCTGATCAGATTGTTGCCATTGTTGAGTACCGGGATGGAACCGTTATTGACGTGGTTAGAAAACCACTCTAA